The Pseudomonadota bacterium sequence ATAATTATAAATTTGGATTTTAAGATCTATTGACCGACATAATCATAATATTAATTGTTATCCTATTGAATTTTAATGAATTATTATAGGAAAGGCTTCGGGGGCGCCAAAGTATATGAAGTTAAAAGTCAGTGATAGCCGGATACAAATAATTATTTTTTTTCTCCTTATTTTTTCTTTGGTTGCTTGCGGGAAAGACAAGGTTCAGCCTCTCAAAAAAGGGGGGAAAGTTCCGGTATTTAGCGCAATCGACATGGAGGGGAATGAATTCTCTCTGGCCGGCTTTGCCGGGCGGCCGGTAATTCTCAGATTCTGGTCAACTGATTGTAAATTCTGTCGCGCCGATACCCCGGTGTTTAATAAATATTATGAAAAATACAAAGAACAGGGTTTGATGATCACCTACATCAACACCACCCAGGGTCGGGACGCGGTGCAGGAGTTTATCAAAGAACTTGAGGTCGTTTTTCCTGTGATACGGGATGAGCAGGGAAAGATCGCTG is a genomic window containing:
- a CDS encoding TlpA family protein disulfide reductase, which gives rise to MKLKVSDSRIQIIIFFLLIFSLVACGKDKVQPLKKGGKVPVFSAIDMEGNEFSLAGFAGRPVILRFWSTDCKFCRADTPVFNKYYEKYKEQGLMITYINTTQGRDAVQEFIKELEVVFPVIRDEQGKIAASYNVKLQPMTIVLSPEHTLLAAILGGVSEAALAELVGPYMVE